Proteins from a genomic interval of Hydrogenophaga sp. PAMC20947:
- a CDS encoding glucan biosynthesis protein G, with product MDARSPPIHHRQGSTVRWLCAALLVVALAPAALAAEPVRTASNAFDWQSLAQLAKTRAQAPWSEISDTLPTEVKNLNYDQLRDIRFKTEQSTWRQQALPFEVQYFHLGLNQKQPVRVHEIDALGQARFIPYSGDLFGFGQEFKHQRPDTQAWGDLGFAGLRLHYPLNNTAYKDELAVFLGASYFRMLGRDQQFGLSARGLAIDTVGAPAGQSEEFPRFTEFWLQRPAPDAKEVTLYALLESPRVTGAYQFVIRPGTEQSPESVATVRAQLHVRRGAPPINTLGVAPLTSMFVSGDNQPNARDYRPEVHDSDGLMLHTDGPHGPEWLWRPLQRPAADVLVNSFQAQQIRGFGLMQRDRNFDHYEDVEARYERRPSAWVVPLGDWGAGRVELVQLATPDETQDNVVAYWVPEKLPEPGQPLAFSYEVHWQGDQFQRPPGSWVTQSRRGYGYTQRSAAEQDAQPQYVLDFKGPALDSLPAGTELKAVVNTDGNGRVLEATTYPNPATRTWRMSLQVARVDPAKPVELRAFLQHQNQSVSEVWTHLLLPQ from the coding sequence ATGGACGCTCGTTCCCCCCCCATCCACCACCGCCAGGGCAGCACAGTCCGCTGGCTGTGCGCAGCGCTGCTGGTTGTGGCTCTGGCCCCGGCGGCATTGGCCGCAGAGCCGGTGCGGACTGCTTCCAATGCTTTTGACTGGCAGAGCCTGGCCCAGCTCGCGAAAACCCGCGCTCAGGCGCCCTGGAGCGAAATCAGCGACACCTTGCCCACCGAGGTGAAAAACCTCAACTACGACCAGCTGCGCGACATCCGGTTCAAAACCGAGCAGTCGACCTGGCGCCAACAAGCCCTGCCGTTTGAGGTGCAGTACTTCCACCTCGGCCTGAACCAGAAGCAACCGGTGCGTGTGCACGAAATCGACGCCCTCGGCCAGGCACGCTTCATTCCCTACAGCGGCGACCTGTTCGGCTTTGGCCAGGAATTCAAACACCAGCGGCCTGACACCCAGGCCTGGGGCGATCTCGGTTTTGCGGGCTTGCGCCTGCACTACCCGCTGAACAACACGGCCTACAAGGACGAGCTGGCCGTGTTCCTGGGTGCCAGCTACTTCCGCATGCTCGGGCGCGACCAGCAGTTTGGCTTGTCGGCCCGTGGGCTGGCCATCGACACCGTGGGCGCTCCCGCTGGGCAAAGCGAAGAATTCCCGCGCTTCACCGAGTTTTGGTTGCAGCGCCCTGCCCCCGACGCGAAAGAAGTCACCCTGTACGCCTTGCTCGAGTCACCGCGTGTCACCGGCGCCTACCAGTTTGTGATCCGTCCCGGCACCGAGCAAAGCCCCGAGTCGGTTGCAACAGTGCGCGCACAGCTGCATGTGCGCCGCGGCGCCCCCCCCATCAACACCCTGGGCGTTGCACCGCTGACCAGCATGTTTGTGTCGGGTGACAACCAACCCAACGCACGCGACTACCGCCCTGAAGTTCACGACTCCGACGGCCTGATGCTGCACACCGACGGCCCCCATGGACCAGAGTGGTTGTGGCGCCCGTTGCAACGTCCTGCTGCCGACGTGTTGGTGAATTCCTTTCAAGCCCAACAGATCCGCGGCTTTGGCTTGATGCAGCGCGACCGCAACTTCGACCACTACGAAGACGTGGAAGCGCGCTACGAGCGTCGCCCCAGTGCCTGGGTCGTTCCCTTGGGTGACTGGGGCGCGGGTCGGGTCGAACTGGTTCAACTGGCGACCCCCGACGAAACCCAGGACAACGTGGTCGCTTACTGGGTGCCCGAAAAGCTGCCCGAACCCGGCCAGCCACTGGCGTTTTCCTACGAAGTTCACTGGCAAGGTGACCAGTTTCAGCGCCCACCTGGCAGCTGGGTCACCCAGAGCCGCAGGGGCTACGGCTACACCCAGCGCAGCGCTGCCGAGCAAGACGCCCAGCCCCAATATGTGCTCGATTTCAAGGGTCCGGCGCTGGACTCACTGCCCGCGGGCACCGAACTCAAAGCCGTGGTGAACACCGACGGCAATGGCCGCGTGCTCGAAGCCACGACCTACCCCAACCCAGCTACTCGCACCTGGCGCATGAGCCTGCAGGTGGCCCGCGTCGATCCGGCCAAACCGGTGGAGCTGCGCGCCTTTCTCCAACACCAAAACCAGAGCGTGAGCGAAGTATGGACACACCTATTGCTGCCCCAGTGA
- a CDS encoding sigma 54-interacting transcriptional regulator produces the protein MSQQTAPTQRVRLLVVDDDADMLRLLSMRLNAAGYAVTSVGSAEAALAHMEIERPQVVLSDVRLPGRDGLALFDEIRQRHPALPVILITAHGTIPDAVAATAKGVFTYLTKPFDSKDLLEKIAQAAALSAPNEPGPLADETWRSEIVSRSTRIADLLAEARLVAQSDASVLLRGDSGSGKELLARAIHKASPRAGKPFVAVNCGAIPEALLESELFGHMKGAFTDAVANHKGLFQMAHGGTLLLDEIGDMPPALQVKLLRVLQERAVRPLGSSQSIPVDVRIISATHRDLDAAMESAQFREDLYYRLNVVTLHLPTLAQRREDITLLANHFLAKLAAKYAKRSSGFSPEALKCLSQAPWPGNVRQLYNVVEQVCALSTTPLVPLSLVQRALRSGPAVEVLSFADAKQRFERAYLVDLLKMTDGNAADAARLAQRNRTEFYRLLQKHGLTPGLFKAGSDDVVAGE, from the coding sequence ATGAGCCAACAAACCGCCCCGACCCAACGTGTGCGCCTGCTGGTGGTCGACGACGATGCAGACATGCTGCGCCTGCTCTCCATGCGCCTGAATGCGGCTGGCTATGCGGTGACCTCCGTGGGCTCGGCCGAAGCGGCGCTGGCGCACATGGAGATCGAACGCCCGCAGGTGGTGCTCTCCGACGTGCGCCTGCCCGGACGCGATGGCCTGGCGCTGTTTGACGAAATTCGCCAGCGCCACCCCGCGTTGCCAGTGATTCTGATCACCGCCCACGGCACCATTCCCGATGCAGTGGCCGCCACCGCCAAAGGCGTGTTCACCTACCTCACGAAACCGTTTGACTCGAAAGACCTGCTGGAGAAAATCGCTCAGGCCGCCGCCTTGAGCGCACCCAACGAACCGGGCCCGCTCGCCGACGAAACGTGGCGCAGCGAGATCGTGAGCCGTTCGACTCGCATTGCCGATCTGCTGGCCGAGGCGCGCCTGGTGGCGCAGTCGGATGCCAGCGTGCTGCTGCGCGGCGACAGCGGCAGCGGCAAAGAGTTGCTTGCCCGCGCCATTCACAAAGCCAGCCCTCGCGCGGGCAAGCCGTTTGTGGCAGTGAATTGCGGCGCCATTCCTGAAGCACTGCTCGAGTCGGAGCTGTTTGGCCACATGAAAGGCGCGTTCACCGATGCCGTGGCCAACCACAAAGGCCTCTTTCAAATGGCCCACGGCGGCACCCTGCTGCTGGACGAGATCGGCGACATGCCGCCGGCCCTGCAGGTAAAGCTGCTGCGCGTTCTGCAAGAGCGCGCGGTGCGCCCGTTGGGCTCCAGCCAGTCGATTCCGGTCGATGTGCGCATCATCTCCGCCACCCACCGCGACCTGGACGCCGCCATGGAAAGCGCCCAGTTTCGCGAAGACCTGTACTACCGGCTCAATGTGGTCACCTTGCATTTGCCCACACTGGCCCAACGGCGTGAAGACATCACCCTCTTGGCGAACCACTTCTTGGCCAAGCTCGCGGCCAAATACGCCAAGCGCAGTTCGGGGTTTTCGCCCGAGGCGCTGAAGTGCTTGTCACAGGCTCCCTGGCCGGGCAATGTGCGCCAGCTCTACAACGTGGTCGAGCAGGTGTGCGCCCTGTCGACCACGCCGCTGGTGCCGCTGTCGCTGGTGCAGCGCGCGCTGCGCAGCGGCCCGGCGGTGGAGGTTTTGAGTTTTGCCGATGCAAAACAACGCTTTGAGCGCGCTTATCTGGTCGATTTGCTGAAAATGACCGATGGCAACGCAGCCGACGCGGCCCGCCTTGCGCAACGCAACCGCACCGAGTTTTACCGACTGCTGCAAAAGCACGGGCTCACACCAGGCCTGTTCAAGGCGGGTAGCGACGATGTTGTCGCTGGTGAGTGA
- a CDS encoding ATP-binding protein, whose protein sequence is MVAFLLIGALLGTVAVRALFSLERLMAQSSAGASLAIELSTDAQSLRERSENMERSARQSLVLRDAVLRANFDDTAQHARDIVERLQDNEVTPQRIQEWRDQLQAITALLDGEPETALEREQAVASAFRALDGHNVALGQEVQAIIARRNVALQMSLDRSREQLTQQVTGSILLAALLALAFGVWLARPFKRLEQAIAGLGQNQLDRAINIAGPRDVRRVSQQLEWLRIRLTELDDDKARFLRHVSHELKTPLASLHEGVAVLGDGVAGALTPSQAEVVHILRHNTDLLQQQIEALLSFNAAAFDAKQLQREPTNVRSLLEAQIEEQRLNWQSRGLVVRVEGEAVTLPLDRKKMSSAVGNLLLNAIRFSPAGASIVLRLAQDADGVGIDIIDQGPGVAQADWERIFEPFYRGERQPVDAVRGTGIGLSIVQEYVKAHGGRVRLVRSRPNTTHFRIELPHAH, encoded by the coding sequence ATGGTCGCGTTTTTGCTCATTGGCGCATTGTTGGGCACAGTGGCGGTGCGTGCGCTGTTCTCGCTGGAGCGACTGATGGCGCAGTCCAGTGCCGGCGCGAGCTTGGCGATCGAGCTGTCGACCGATGCGCAGTCGCTGCGCGAGCGCAGCGAAAACATGGAGCGCAGTGCGCGTCAATCGCTGGTGCTGCGTGATGCGGTGCTGCGCGCCAATTTCGACGACACCGCCCAGCACGCGAGAGATATCGTAGAACGTCTGCAGGACAACGAGGTCACGCCCCAACGCATTCAGGAATGGCGCGACCAGTTGCAAGCCATCACCGCGCTTCTGGATGGTGAACCCGAAACCGCTCTGGAGCGCGAGCAAGCCGTGGCCAGCGCCTTTCGCGCCCTCGATGGCCACAACGTGGCGCTGGGGCAAGAGGTGCAGGCCATCATCGCGCGGCGCAATGTGGCCTTGCAGATGAGCTTGGATCGCAGCCGAGAGCAACTCACGCAACAGGTCACTGGCTCGATTCTGCTTGCTGCATTGCTGGCGCTGGCGTTTGGCGTGTGGTTGGCGCGCCCGTTCAAGCGTCTGGAACAAGCCATCGCGGGTTTGGGTCAAAACCAGCTGGATCGAGCCATCAACATCGCAGGCCCGCGCGATGTGCGGCGGGTCAGCCAGCAGCTCGAATGGCTGCGCATTCGCCTGACCGAACTCGACGACGACAAGGCACGCTTTCTGCGTCACGTCTCGCACGAGCTGAAAACTCCGCTGGCCTCGCTACACGAGGGCGTGGCGGTGCTGGGCGACGGCGTGGCCGGCGCACTCACGCCCAGCCAAGCCGAGGTGGTCCACATCTTGCGGCACAACACCGACTTGCTGCAGCAACAGATTGAGGCGCTGCTCAGCTTCAATGCCGCTGCGTTTGACGCCAAACAACTCCAGCGCGAACCCACCAACGTGCGCAGCCTCCTCGAAGCGCAAATCGAGGAACAGCGCTTGAACTGGCAGAGTCGCGGTCTGGTGGTGCGGGTAGAGGGCGAAGCGGTCACACTGCCTCTGGACCGGAAAAAAATGAGCTCGGCAGTGGGCAACTTGTTGCTGAATGCGATTCGGTTTTCGCCCGCTGGGGCCAGTATTGTGCTGCGCCTGGCGCAAGACGCCGACGGCGTGGGCATTGACATCATCGATCAAGGCCCTGGCGTTGCGCAGGCCGACTGGGAACGTATTTTTGAACCCTTTTACCGCGGTGAACGCCAACCGGTCGACGCAGTGCGTGGCACCGGTATTGGTTTGTCTATCGTGCAGGAATATGTCAAAGCCCATGGTGGACGGGTGCGCCTGGTGCGCAGCCGGCCCAACACCACGCACTTCAGGATTGAACTACCCCATGCGCATTGA
- the miaB gene encoding tRNA (N6-isopentenyl adenosine(37)-C2)-methylthiotransferase MiaB — translation MSKKVFIKTFGCQMNEYDSDKMADVMHAAQGYEPTKNVDEADLILFNTCSVREKAQEKVFSDLGRVQHLKKKGVLIGVGGCVASQEGAEIIKRAPYVDVVFGPQTLHRLPELLNARVKLSKPQVDISFPEIEKFDHLPPARVDGASAFVSIMEGCSKYCSYCVVPYTRGEEVSRPFDDVLVEIAGLADQGVREVNLLGQNVNAYRGPMGSASKGGGEIADFALLLEYVSDIPGIERIRYTTSHPNEFTPRLIEAYAKLPKLVTHLHLPVQHGSDRILMAMKRGYTAMEYKSTVRKLRAIRPDLQMSSDFIVGFPGETEEDFGKTMKLIDDVGFDISFSFIFSPRPGTPAANLLDDTPHAVKLKRLQHLQATIEANVARISASRLDTVQRILVEGPSRKSTPQAPEFMGRTECNRVVNFHGGPNGARLVGQMIDVHITQATAHSLRGEVVITADATP, via the coding sequence ATGAGCAAAAAAGTCTTTATCAAAACCTTCGGCTGCCAGATGAACGAGTACGACTCGGACAAGATGGCCGACGTGATGCATGCAGCCCAAGGCTACGAACCCACCAAAAATGTGGATGAAGCCGACCTGATCTTGTTCAACACCTGCTCGGTGCGCGAGAAGGCGCAAGAGAAAGTGTTTTCCGACCTCGGCCGGGTGCAGCACCTGAAGAAAAAGGGCGTGCTGATCGGCGTGGGCGGTTGTGTGGCCAGCCAGGAAGGCGCCGAGATCATCAAGCGCGCACCGTATGTGGACGTGGTCTTCGGCCCGCAAACGCTGCACCGGTTGCCCGAGTTGCTGAATGCGCGCGTCAAGTTGTCCAAGCCCCAGGTGGACATCAGCTTTCCCGAAATCGAAAAGTTCGACCACTTGCCACCCGCGCGGGTGGACGGTGCCAGCGCCTTTGTCTCCATCATGGAAGGTTGTTCCAAATACTGCAGCTACTGTGTCGTGCCGTACACGCGCGGCGAAGAGGTGAGCCGGCCATTTGACGATGTGCTGGTGGAAATCGCCGGCCTGGCCGACCAGGGTGTGCGCGAAGTCAATTTGCTGGGCCAGAACGTCAACGCCTACCGCGGCCCCATGGGCAGCGCTTCAAAGGGAGGCGGCGAGATCGCCGACTTCGCCTTGCTGCTCGAATACGTGTCCGATATCCCCGGCATCGAACGCATCCGCTACACCACCAGCCACCCCAACGAATTCACGCCGCGACTGATCGAGGCGTATGCCAAGCTGCCCAAGCTGGTCACCCACCTGCACCTGCCGGTGCAACACGGCAGCGACCGCATCCTCATGGCGATGAAGCGCGGCTACACGGCCATGGAATACAAGAGCACGGTGCGCAAGCTGCGCGCCATCAGGCCAGATCTCCAGATGAGCAGCGACTTCATCGTCGGCTTCCCTGGCGAGACCGAAGAAGACTTCGGCAAGACGATGAAACTTATCGACGACGTGGGCTTTGACATCAGCTTCAGCTTCATCTTCAGCCCGCGCCCCGGAACACCGGCGGCCAACCTGCTCGACGACACACCACACGCCGTGAAACTCAAGCGCCTGCAACACCTGCAGGCCACGATCGAAGCCAACGTGGCCCGTATCAGCGCCAGCCGGTTGGACACGGTCCAGCGCATTCTGGTGGAAGGCCCTTCACGCAAGTCCACGCCCCAAGCGCCCGAGTTCATGGGGCGCACCGAGTGCAACCGTGTGGTGAATTTTCATGGTGGCCCCAACGGCGCACGCCTGGTGGGACAGATGATCGATGTGCACATCACGCAAGCCACCGCGCACTCCTTGCGCGGTGAAGTGGTCATCACCGCCGACGCAACACCTTGA
- a CDS encoding carboxymuconolactone decarboxylase family protein, with translation MARLQPLPPETTPELKPHFDFFLGTLGFTPNSVLTMQRKPKLAQALAVMNAAVMDPEGEVDLGFRRLIGHVVSKASGCLYCQAHTLLGAQNFGVSEAKLADVWTYASSSHYSERERLAMDFALAAASQPNAVTDEQFAELQQHWSDGEIVELLGVVAMFAFLNRWNDTMATPLEAVPEQVASRALGEQGWGPGKHSA, from the coding sequence ATGGCCCGCCTGCAACCCTTGCCGCCCGAGACCACGCCCGAGCTGAAACCCCACTTTGACTTTTTCCTGGGCACACTGGGGTTCACGCCGAACAGCGTGCTGACCATGCAGCGCAAGCCCAAGCTGGCCCAGGCGCTGGCTGTGATGAACGCCGCCGTGATGGACCCGGAGGGCGAGGTGGACCTGGGTTTCCGGCGCCTGATCGGGCATGTGGTCAGCAAGGCTTCAGGCTGCCTGTACTGCCAGGCACACACCCTGCTTGGCGCGCAAAATTTTGGGGTGAGCGAAGCGAAGCTGGCCGATGTCTGGACCTATGCCAGCAGCTCCCACTACAGCGAGCGCGAGCGGCTGGCGATGGATTTTGCGCTGGCCGCCGCGTCGCAGCCCAATGCCGTGACCGATGAGCAGTTCGCCGAGTTGCAGCAGCACTGGAGCGATGGCGAAATCGTGGAGCTGCTGGGCGTGGTGGCGATGTTTGCTTTCCTCAACCGCTGGAACGACACCATGGCCACGCCCCTGGAAGCGGTGCCGGAACAGGTGGCTTCAAGGGCGCTGGGCGAACAGGGCTGGGGGCCAGGCAAACACAGCGCCTGA
- a CDS encoding YaeQ family protein, which yields MALKSTIFKVNLQIADIDHGYYADHALTLARHPSETDDRMMVRLVALAIHAHELQDTCNGDGTLAFGAGLSDPDDPDVSLTDFTGRKRIWIEVGQPEDKPLAKACSKADAVFVYAFGSAADVWWRGIETKLSRLEKLQAWRLPTEAAPALAALAERSMQLQATIQEGSITLSSAQGSVDIEPIRWK from the coding sequence ATGGCCCTCAAATCCACCATTTTCAAAGTCAACCTGCAAATTGCCGACATCGACCACGGCTATTACGCAGACCACGCGCTCACGCTGGCCCGCCACCCGAGCGAGACCGACGACCGCATGATGGTGCGTCTGGTGGCGCTGGCCATCCATGCCCATGAACTGCAAGATACTTGCAACGGCGATGGCACCCTGGCCTTTGGCGCGGGACTGTCCGACCCGGACGATCCAGACGTGTCGCTGACCGATTTCACCGGGCGCAAGCGCATCTGGATCGAAGTGGGCCAGCCCGAAGACAAACCTTTGGCCAAAGCCTGCAGCAAGGCCGACGCGGTGTTCGTCTATGCCTTTGGCTCGGCGGCCGATGTGTGGTGGCGCGGTATCGAAACCAAGCTGAGCCGGCTGGAGAAGCTCCAGGCCTGGCGCCTGCCGACCGAGGCCGCCCCTGCCCTGGCGGCCCTGGCCGAACGCAGCATGCAGCTGCAGGCGACGATCCAGGAAGGCTCGATCACCCTGTCCAGCGCGCAGGGCAGCGTGGACATCGAGCCGATTCGCTGGAAGTAA
- a CDS encoding enoyl-CoA hydratase: MTATPELITVTTEGRVGIVTLNRPKQLNALNDQLMIELGTALKTFDADDAIGCMIVTGSEKAFAAGADIGAMASYSFTDVYKGDYITRNWETIRSIRKPVIAAVSGFALGGGCELAMMCDFIIAADNAKFGQPEIKLGIIPGAGGTQRLPRAVGKAKAMDMVLTGRMMDAAEAERAGLVSRVVPLDKLMEEAMGAALMICDYSLISLMAAKESVNRAFESGLDDGVMFERRLFHALFATEDQKEGMDAFVNKRKAVFQHK; encoded by the coding sequence ATGACCGCTACCCCTGAACTCATCACCGTGACCACCGAAGGCCGAGTGGGCATCGTGACGCTCAACCGCCCCAAGCAGCTCAACGCCCTGAATGACCAGCTCATGATCGAGCTGGGCACAGCGCTCAAGACCTTCGATGCCGACGATGCCATCGGCTGCATGATTGTCACCGGCAGCGAAAAAGCCTTTGCCGCGGGCGCCGACATCGGCGCCATGGCCAGCTACTCGTTCACCGACGTCTACAAAGGCGACTACATCACCCGCAACTGGGAAACCATTCGAAGCATCCGCAAACCCGTCATCGCTGCCGTGAGCGGCTTCGCGCTGGGCGGCGGCTGCGAGCTGGCGATGATGTGTGACTTCATCATCGCCGCCGACAACGCCAAATTTGGCCAGCCCGAAATCAAGCTGGGCATCATCCCCGGCGCCGGCGGCACCCAGCGGCTGCCCCGCGCCGTGGGCAAGGCCAAGGCCATGGACATGGTGCTCACCGGGCGCATGATGGACGCCGCCGAAGCCGAACGTGCCGGTCTGGTCAGCCGCGTGGTGCCGCTGGACAAGCTCATGGAAGAGGCTATGGGCGCCGCGCTCATGATTTGTGATTACTCGCTCATCAGCCTCATGGCCGCCAAAGAATCGGTCAACCGCGCCTTTGAGTCCGGGCTGGACGACGGCGTGATGTTCGAGCGCCGCCTGTTCCACGCGCTGTTCGCCACGGAAGATCAAAAGGAAGGCATGGACGCTTTCGTGAACAAGCGCAAGGCGGTGTTCCAGCACAAATGA
- a CDS encoding enoyl-CoA hydratase-related protein, with protein MTTSPPKAPTVLFEQRGAVALITLNRPDALNSFTRAMHAELWVALDRAEAESSIRAVVLTGAGRGFCAGLDLAELDFSPGPGQVERADPGPVIDQAFNPTTRRLQNLSVPSVVAVNGVAAGAGASLVMACDIAIAAPNASFVQAFSKIGLIPDAGGSWWLVERLGLARAMALAMTGDKLPAGQAKEWGLIWDVADDALAAALALADKLATMPTKALVATRALLRDASTRSLNQHLDVERDTQSALGATHDYIEGVTAFLEKRPPQFKGA; from the coding sequence TTGACGACCAGTCCCCCAAAGGCACCCACGGTGCTGTTTGAGCAACGTGGTGCCGTGGCCTTGATCACGCTCAACCGACCCGACGCGCTCAACAGCTTCACCCGCGCCATGCACGCCGAGTTGTGGGTGGCCCTCGACCGCGCCGAGGCCGAGAGCAGCATCCGTGCGGTGGTACTGACCGGCGCCGGGCGGGGCTTTTGTGCCGGTCTGGATCTCGCCGAGCTGGATTTTTCGCCGGGGCCAGGGCAAGTGGAGCGCGCAGACCCCGGCCCGGTCATTGACCAGGCTTTCAACCCCACAACACGCCGGTTGCAAAACTTGAGCGTCCCGTCCGTGGTGGCGGTCAACGGGGTCGCTGCAGGGGCCGGCGCTTCGCTGGTGATGGCTTGTGACATTGCCATTGCCGCACCCAATGCCAGCTTTGTGCAGGCTTTCAGCAAGATCGGCCTGATCCCGGACGCGGGCGGCAGCTGGTGGCTGGTTGAGCGCCTGGGGCTGGCGCGGGCCATGGCGCTAGCGATGACCGGCGACAAGTTGCCGGCCGGACAAGCCAAAGAGTGGGGCCTGATCTGGGACGTGGCCGACGATGCACTCGCCGCTGCGCTGGCCCTGGCCGACAAGCTGGCGACCATGCCCACCAAAGCCCTGGTCGCCACGCGCGCCTTGCTGCGCGATGCCAGCACGCGCAGCCTGAATCAACACCTCGATGTGGAGCGCGACACACAGTCAGCGCTGGGTGCGACACACGATTACATTGAAGGCGTGACCGCGTTTCTGGAAAAGCGGCCTCCCCAGTTCAAGGGGGCCTGA
- the paaI gene encoding hydroxyphenylacetyl-CoA thioesterase PaaI: MTPEQTAARVGQVMFANDVASQNTMGMVLVTVEPGRAVMRMAVQTLHLNGHQICHGGFIFTLADSTFAFACNSHNRNTVAAGCSIEFLKPAHAGDVLTCEGVEQMLQGRHGIYDMVVRNQRGETVAMFRGKSAQIPGTVFPEEAPE; the protein is encoded by the coding sequence ATGACACCCGAACAAACCGCTGCCCGCGTAGGGCAGGTGATGTTTGCCAACGATGTGGCCAGCCAAAACACCATGGGCATGGTGCTGGTGACCGTGGAGCCCGGCCGCGCGGTGATGCGCATGGCCGTGCAAACCCTGCACCTGAACGGCCATCAGATCTGCCATGGGGGCTTTATCTTCACCCTGGCCGATTCCACGTTTGCCTTTGCCTGCAACAGCCACAACCGCAACACGGTGGCGGCCGGCTGCAGTATCGAATTTTTGAAGCCCGCCCATGCCGGTGATGTGTTGACCTGCGAGGGCGTGGAGCAGATGCTGCAGGGTCGGCATGGCATCTACGACATGGTGGTCCGCAACCAGCGGGGTGAAACCGTGGCCATGTTCCGTGGCAAAAGCGCGCAGATCCCCGGTACCGTTTTTCCAGAAGAGGCGCCCGAATGA
- the paaK gene encoding phenylacetate--CoA ligase PaaK — MTSFPLEPIETASVDELRALQLRRLQSTLRHAYQNSPVYRAKFDEAGVHPDDCKTLADLAKFPFTTKKDLRDSYPFGMFAVPREKCARIHASSGTTGKPTVVGYTLKDIDTWSSVVARSIRASGARPGDMVHVSYGYGLFTGGLGAHYGAEKLGLTVVPFGGGQTERQVQLMQDFRPDIIMVTPTYMLAIADEFERLGLDPRESSMRIGIFGAEPWTNDMRLAIEQRMGIDAVDIYGLSEVMGPGVANECVETKDGPTIWEDHFFPEIIDPDTGEPVADGEMGELVFTSLTKEALPIIRYRTRDLTRLLPGTARTMRRMEKITGRSDDMMIVRGVNVFPTQIEELILKRPELSAHYQCVLTREGPMDNLTVVVETAAGVSPEGIEARAAAKLLQHEIKTFVGSSVEVDLKPEGGVERSMGKAKRVVDLRPR; from the coding sequence ATGACTTCATTCCCCCTGGAGCCGATCGAGACGGCCAGCGTCGACGAGCTTCGTGCCTTGCAGCTCAGGCGTCTGCAGTCAACGCTGCGCCACGCCTACCAAAACTCACCGGTGTACCGGGCCAAGTTCGACGAAGCTGGCGTGCACCCGGACGACTGCAAGACGCTGGCCGATCTGGCGAAGTTCCCTTTCACCACCAAAAAAGATCTGCGCGACAGCTACCCGTTTGGCATGTTCGCCGTGCCGCGCGAAAAGTGCGCGCGCATCCATGCCAGCAGTGGGACCACCGGCAAACCCACGGTCGTCGGCTACACACTCAAAGACATCGACACCTGGTCCTCCGTGGTGGCGCGCAGCATCCGCGCCAGCGGGGCCCGGCCGGGCGACATGGTGCATGTGAGCTATGGTTACGGCCTGTTCACCGGGGGGCTGGGTGCGCACTACGGTGCCGAGAAGCTGGGCCTCACTGTGGTGCCGTTTGGTGGTGGCCAGACCGAGCGCCAGGTGCAGCTCATGCAGGATTTTCGGCCCGACATCATCATGGTCACGCCCACCTACATGCTGGCGATCGCCGATGAGTTTGAACGCCTGGGCCTGGACCCGCGTGAGAGCAGCATGCGCATCGGCATTTTCGGCGCCGAGCCCTGGACCAACGACATGCGCCTGGCCATCGAGCAGCGCATGGGCATTGACGCGGTGGACATTTACGGCCTGTCAGAGGTGATGGGCCCCGGCGTGGCCAACGAGTGCGTGGAGACCAAGGACGGCCCAACCATCTGGGAAGATCATTTTTTCCCCGAAATCATTGATCCCGACACCGGCGAACCCGTGGCCGATGGCGAGATGGGTGAACTGGTGTTCACCAGCCTCACCAAAGAAGCGCTGCCCATCATCCGCTACCGCACGCGGGATCTGACCCGCCTGCTGCCTGGCACGGCGCGCACCATGCGGCGTATGGAAAAGATCACCGGCCGCAGCGACGACATGATGATCGTTCGAGGGGTGAACGTGTTCCCCACCCAGATCGAAGAGCTGATCTTGAAGCGGCCCGAGTTGAGCGCGCACTACCAGTGTGTGTTGACCCGAGAAGGCCCGATGGACAACCTTACTGTGGTGGTGGAAACCGCCGCGGGTGTGTCGCCGGAGGGCATCGAGGCCCGTGCGGCGGCCAAGTTGCTGCAGCACGAAATCAAGACCTTTGTAGGCAGCAGCGTCGAGGTGGACCTCAAGCCCGAAGGCGGTGTCGAACGCAGCATGGGCAAAGCCAAGCGCGTGGTGGACTTGCGGCCGCGCTGA